One Candidatus Eisenbacteria bacterium genomic region harbors:
- a CDS encoding ATP-binding protein yields MPRVEAPDVERDLLVRVLDALDTGLLALDEDRRIAAINDTLAKGWGVDRALAIGQPIGAVFASETERWYLPERGARGTDARATRDVRGTVADREVLMRYSASGLGDSGAVLIRIEDLVDADTEEEVFRNTERLISLGELSARVAHEIRNPLTGVRTTVQFVASKLRAGDSRRDDLQDVLKELDRIEQIITDLLLFARPQAARPAVTRVSEIVENMLDHLARRFEEAAIEVVRDVDEDLPPVMADPDMVQQVVLNLAINAIQAMPEGGQLKVSAGLRRTRYKKAYVDLVVADTGPGIPEDVKEKIFDPFFTTRSMGTGLGLSISLQIAREHGGNLTARNLAQGGAAFKLSLPVPPAPEAEEPREEKA; encoded by the coding sequence ATGCCGCGCGTTGAAGCGCCCGATGTGGAGCGCGACCTCCTCGTGAGGGTTCTCGATGCGCTGGACACGGGGCTCCTCGCGCTCGACGAAGACCGGCGGATCGCCGCGATCAACGACACGCTCGCGAAGGGGTGGGGCGTGGACCGCGCCCTCGCGATCGGCCAGCCGATCGGAGCGGTGTTCGCGTCCGAGACCGAGCGCTGGTACCTCCCCGAGCGCGGCGCCCGCGGAACGGACGCCCGCGCGACCCGCGACGTTCGCGGGACCGTCGCCGATCGCGAAGTCCTCATGCGGTACAGCGCCTCGGGCCTGGGGGACAGCGGCGCCGTCCTGATCCGGATCGAGGACCTGGTCGACGCGGACACCGAGGAGGAGGTCTTCCGGAACACGGAGCGCCTCATCTCCCTGGGCGAGCTCTCCGCGCGCGTCGCCCACGAGATCCGGAACCCGCTCACCGGCGTCCGCACGACCGTCCAGTTCGTCGCGTCCAAGCTCCGTGCGGGCGACTCGCGGCGGGACGATCTCCAGGACGTCCTCAAGGAGCTGGACCGGATCGAGCAGATCATCACCGACCTGCTCCTCTTCGCCCGGCCCCAGGCCGCGCGCCCCGCCGTCACGCGGGTCTCGGAGATCGTGGAGAACATGCTCGACCACCTGGCGCGCCGGTTCGAGGAGGCCGCCATCGAGGTCGTTCGCGACGTGGACGAGGACCTCCCGCCCGTCATGGCCGACCCCGACATGGTGCAGCAGGTGGTGCTGAACCTCGCGATCAACGCGATCCAGGCCATGCCCGAGGGCGGGCAGCTCAAGGTGTCGGCCGGGCTCCGGCGGACGCGGTACAAGAAGGCCTACGTGGATCTCGTCGTCGCGGACACGGGCCCAGGGATCCCCGAGGACGTGAAGGAGAAGATCTTCGATCCCTTCTTCACGACCCGCTCCATGGGGACTGGACTCGGGCTCTCGATCTCGCTCCAGATCGCGCGGGAGCACGGGGGGAACCTGACCGCGAGGAACCTCGCCCAGGGCGGGGCGGCGTTCAAGCTGAGCCTGCCCGTCCCGCCGGCGCCCGAGGCCGAGGAGCCCAGGGAGGAGAAGGCGTGA
- a CDS encoding sigma-54 dependent transcriptional regulator: protein MKLRVRIADDEELIRKSLIRLLRDEDYQVDAVGTAAEVLESVRKDPPDVLVLDLRLPDGSGLELLPRLKAMAPEMKVVVITAFGDLPTAVEAMRQGATDFLKKPYEMHEMLLAVERLRAGIVRETQLDAFRRGELESFLKTKIVGDSPAMQRIWDVVQKVASSEATTVLIEGESGTGKELVARAIHFESSRKDAPFLALNCSSFQEPLLENELFGHERGAFTDAREPKRGLVELADQGTLFLDEVGDLPAATQAKLLRFIEDRTFKRVGGAADLSVDLRIVTATNRELDPAVREGGFRQDLYYRLKVVSIELPPLRERGDDVILMARHFLALYNEKFRKKFLNLEPEVEAIFRGYSWPGNVRELRNLLERIVLLEDDEVLREDHLPAEMVAQVESVPRVLRDALAARGDEDSGGHPTLAEVEQEHILRVLEFTEGNRSRTARILGISRQSLIERLKRIAATRGSLASEDMARVRFPR from the coding sequence GTGAAGCTCCGGGTACGGATCGCGGATGACGAGGAGCTGATCCGGAAGTCGCTGATCCGGCTCCTTCGCGACGAGGACTACCAGGTGGACGCCGTCGGAACGGCTGCCGAGGTGCTGGAGTCCGTTCGCAAGGATCCGCCGGATGTCCTGGTCCTCGATCTGCGGCTCCCGGATGGAAGCGGGCTCGAGCTCCTCCCGCGGCTCAAGGCGATGGCGCCCGAGATGAAGGTGGTCGTGATCACCGCCTTCGGCGATCTCCCCACCGCGGTCGAGGCGATGCGGCAGGGGGCGACCGACTTCCTGAAGAAGCCCTACGAGATGCACGAGATGCTCCTCGCGGTCGAGCGGCTCCGGGCCGGCATCGTCCGCGAGACGCAGCTCGACGCGTTCCGGAGGGGCGAGCTCGAGTCCTTCCTCAAGACGAAGATCGTCGGGGACTCGCCCGCCATGCAGCGCATCTGGGACGTCGTCCAGAAGGTCGCTTCGAGCGAGGCCACGACCGTCCTCATCGAGGGAGAGAGCGGGACCGGCAAGGAGCTGGTCGCCCGCGCGATCCATTTCGAGTCGTCGCGCAAGGACGCGCCGTTCCTGGCGCTCAACTGCTCCTCGTTCCAGGAGCCGCTCCTCGAGAACGAGCTCTTCGGCCACGAGCGAGGCGCGTTCACCGACGCGCGCGAGCCGAAGCGCGGCCTGGTCGAGCTGGCGGACCAGGGGACGCTCTTCCTCGACGAGGTCGGGGACCTCCCCGCGGCGACCCAGGCGAAGCTCCTGCGCTTCATCGAGGACCGCACGTTCAAGCGCGTGGGCGGCGCGGCGGACCTCAGCGTGGATCTCCGGATCGTGACCGCGACGAACCGGGAGCTGGACCCGGCGGTGCGCGAGGGAGGGTTCCGGCAGGACCTCTACTACCGGCTGAAGGTGGTCTCGATCGAGCTCCCGCCGCTTCGGGAGCGAGGGGACGACGTGATCCTCATGGCCCGCCACTTCCTCGCCCTCTACAACGAGAAGTTCCGGAAGAAATTCCTGAACCTGGAGCCCGAGGTCGAGGCCATCTTCCGCGGCTACTCGTGGCCGGGGAACGTGCGCGAGCTCCGGAACCTGCTCGAGCGGATCGTGCTCCTCGAGGACGACGAGGTCCTGCGCGAGGACCATCTCCCCGCGGAGATGGTCGCCCAGGTGGAGTCCGTTCCGCGCGTCCTGCGCGACGCGCTCGCGGCGCGAGGGGACGAGGACTCGGGCGGGCACCCCACGCTCGCCGAGGTGGAGCAGGAGCACATCCTCCGGGTGCTCGAGTTCACCGAGGGGAACCGGTCGCGGACGGCGCGGATCCTCGGCATCTCGCGGCAGAGTCTGATCGAGCGGTTGAAGCGGATCGCGGCGACGCGCGGGTCGCTCGCGAGTGAGGACATGGCGCGGGTGCGGTTTCCGCGGTAG
- a CDS encoding response regulator → MSGSVLIVDDEQLLARILSSVLAEEGYRISVAGSAEQADPQVFGEEPFDLLLLDNRLPKESGIDLVKRVRERSVRSKVILMTAYETPDVKTQVKRLEVDGYLRKPFDLTVLVNEIKELIGPARPDRERSVQREGR, encoded by the coding sequence TTGTCAGGGTCCGTCCTCATCGTGGACGACGAACAGCTGCTGGCGCGCATCCTCTCCAGTGTCCTCGCGGAAGAGGGTTATCGGATCTCGGTAGCCGGATCCGCCGAGCAGGCGGATCCACAGGTCTTCGGAGAGGAGCCGTTCGATCTGCTCCTCCTCGACAACCGTCTCCCGAAGGAGAGCGGGATCGACCTGGTGAAGCGGGTGCGCGAGCGTTCGGTGCGATCGAAGGTGATCTTGATGACCGCCTACGAGACGCCCGACGTGAAGACCCAGGTGAAGCGGCTCGAGGTGGACGGATATCTGCGAAAGCCGTTCGACCTCACGGTCCTGGTGAACGAGATCAAGGAACTGATCGGCCCGGCGCGGCCGGACCGAGAACGCTCAGTCCAACGTGAGGGGAGGTGA